GATCTGCCGCGGCGACATCGTCGGCGTCATCTCCAACCAGTCCTACTGCCGCGAGTGCGTCAGCAACATGACTGACAAGGTGTTGAACGCTGCGCCGCAACAGTGCTACAACGGCACCTACCACGACTACGGTGACCGCTGTATCCTCGTCTACTCCACAGACGACATCATCGCGCCGCCGTCTGGCGAAAACGGCGGCGATGACACGCCAGTCGAGAGATGGAACGACAAGAACGTCACCGGCCATGCCGATGAGGTCCGCCTCATCACCGGCCTCATCCGTGAGCTTCTGGTGCAGACGGTGGAGAAGGCGGCCAGCGCGGCACCGATGCGATTTGCCACAGGCATCATGGACAGCGGCACGACCTTCCCGATGGTGCGCTCCTTGGCGCAGTGCAGACCAGACGCATCCACCGTCGACTGCTTGGCGTGCCTGCGTCGTCTCCTCGGCGTGGTCAACGCCACCATGTCCCTACGCATGGGAGCA
The Triticum aestivum cultivar Chinese Spring unplaced genomic scaffold, IWGSC CS RefSeq v2.1 scaffold72990, whole genome shotgun sequence DNA segment above includes these coding regions:
- the LOC123172191 gene encoding cysteine-rich receptor-like protein kinase 10; translated protein: MATVGVVLLLLLLAPFLAAADMLCDNLKAALVTLPNNTSSSPVRFATAAFGRAPDIVYAFTICRGDIVGVISNQSYCRECVSNMTDKVLNAAPQQCYNGTYHDYGDRCILVYSTDDIIAPPSGENGGDDTPVERWNDKNVTGHADEVRLITGLIRELLVQTVEKAASAAPMRFATGIMDSGTTFPMVRSLAQCRPDASTVDCLACLRRLLGVVNATMSLRMGAQINAIRCYFRYEAYRFYGGEATLRLTPPPAPSLAPTPAKRKSKAGEEELGWQGKNSEFSMFEFEQVLVATNNFSEENKLGECGFGT